In Rhodanobacter humi, the following are encoded in one genomic region:
- the rimM gene encoding ribosome maturation factor RimM (Essential for efficient processing of 16S rRNA): MTTAGRRVPVGRIVGLHGVQGWIKLESWTEPRTKIFDYHPWLLATAPDAVTEVTGAKGRPQGKGLVAQLPGVDDRDTAAALVGSDIYVAREQLPPPGKDEYYWVDLEGLEVVTTEGAVLGRVSHLFATGANDVVVVRDGTRERLIPFIQGSYVRSVDLSGGRMVVDWDPEF, encoded by the coding sequence GTGACGACAGCCGGTCGGCGCGTCCCGGTCGGGCGCATCGTCGGGCTGCATGGCGTGCAGGGCTGGATCAAGCTCGAATCCTGGACCGAGCCCCGCACGAAGATCTTCGATTACCACCCCTGGCTGCTGGCAACGGCGCCGGATGCGGTCACGGAGGTCACGGGAGCGAAGGGGCGCCCGCAAGGCAAGGGCTTGGTGGCCCAACTGCCCGGCGTGGACGACCGCGATACGGCAGCCGCCCTCGTCGGCAGCGACATCTACGTCGCCCGCGAGCAGTTGCCGCCTCCTGGCAAGGACGAGTATTACTGGGTCGACCTCGAGGGCTTGGAGGTCGTCACCACCGAAGGCGCGGTGCTCGGGCGGGTCAGCCACCTGTTCGCCACCGGCGCCAACGACGTGGTGGTGGTGCGGGACGGTACGCGCGAGCGGCTGATCCCCTTCATCCAGGGCAGTTACGTGCGTTCGGTGGACCTGTCCGGCGGGCGCATGGTGGTGGACTGGGACCCCGAATTCTGA
- the trmD gene encoding tRNA (guanosine(37)-N1)-methyltransferase TrmD, with translation MRIDVVTLFPDFMRQCAAVGVVGRAQQRELLQVETWNPRDYATDNYRTVDGRTCGGGPGMVMLIEPLRAALKAMREAAPEPVHVIYLSPQGARLTQGKVEALAKLPRIALLCGRYEGVDERLLAHEVDEELSIGDYVLSGGELGAAVVIDAVGRLQDGALNDAQSAEQDSFSNGLLDCPHYAKPVSDAYGEVPAVLLSGDHAAIRRWRLKQALGRTWLRRPELLAQRALDAESRALLEEFRREHFASGRH, from the coding sequence ATGCGCATCGACGTCGTCACGCTGTTTCCCGACTTCATGCGCCAGTGTGCCGCCGTCGGTGTGGTGGGACGCGCGCAGCAGCGCGAGCTGCTGCAGGTGGAAACCTGGAACCCGCGCGACTACGCCACCGACAACTACCGCACCGTGGACGGCCGCACCTGCGGCGGCGGGCCCGGGATGGTGATGCTGATCGAGCCCTTGCGGGCGGCCCTCAAGGCCATGCGCGAGGCGGCGCCGGAACCGGTGCACGTGATTTACCTGAGTCCGCAGGGAGCGCGGCTCACGCAGGGCAAGGTGGAGGCGCTGGCGAAGCTGCCGCGCATCGCCTTGCTCTGCGGGCGTTACGAGGGTGTGGACGAACGCCTGCTGGCGCACGAGGTCGACGAGGAGCTTTCCATCGGCGACTATGTGCTGTCCGGCGGCGAGCTGGGAGCCGCCGTGGTGATCGACGCGGTGGGCAGGTTGCAGGACGGTGCGTTGAACGACGCGCAGTCCGCCGAGCAGGATTCGTTCTCGAACGGCCTGCTGGACTGCCCGCACTACGCGAAGCCGGTGAGCGACGCCTACGGCGAGGTGCCGGCGGTGCTGCTCTCCGGCGACCACGCGGCGATCCGCCGCTGGCGCCTGAAGCAGGCGCTGGGACGGACTTGGCTCAGGCGTCCGGAGCTGTTGGCGCAACGCGCGCTGGATGCGGAATCCCGCGCGTTGCTGGAAGAATTCCGTCGCGAACATTTCGCGTCGGGTCGACATTGA